In one window of Bacillota bacterium DNA:
- a CDS encoding spore germination protein, with protein sequence MRWSLGITWKWLGRMLRRTAGGKTGDGSLHDRGARGHASSVKRNEQGLRRPLPEDPAPASIAEVEQWLRDALGSPPDLVTRSLRPAVDPDTRILIAYLSSLVPKGVVAQSVVSPLVGNKTEEAEKRYRRLRSPSERLEYLGEALIETGELQQAGSRRAVLEGICRGQTAIFLQGSDRVLLAGTQAPRSRGIDEPTLEASLRGPHDGLTEDLESNLAQIRRRLPHPDLQVFTLQVGDISRTRVAVVYLQNLARPDVIREIVERLRGIRIDGVLDTGYLEDHIIDARLRLFPVVLVTERPDRVVGNLLEGRAAILVDGSPSALVAPLNIGVLFQAADDYYLQPVVATMARLMRFIGIQASLTLPALYVALVSFHQELIPTTFFARVAAGREGIPVSSLGEALLMGGAFEVLREAGSRLPRQVGQAVSVVGAVVVGEAATRASLISPLMLIVTAVTAITSFLVPFYAGAATLWLPRVLFTILAGMFGLVGVSWGFMVGLYYLSALRSFGTPYLSPVAPLVASDLKDFMVRVPWWVMVRRPKEPGGLRPQRKPSPQPPGPGARTTGGKTGERR encoded by the coding sequence ATGCGGTGGAGTCTGGGCATCACCTGGAAGTGGCTGGGGCGCATGTTGAGGAGAACCGCCGGGGGCAAGACGGGCGATGGTAGCCTGCACGACCGCGGCGCACGGGGACACGCGTCCAGCGTGAAAAGGAACGAACAGGGACTCCGGCGGCCGCTGCCCGAGGATCCGGCACCTGCTTCGATCGCGGAGGTGGAGCAGTGGCTGCGGGATGCCCTTGGTTCCCCGCCCGACCTGGTGACACGTAGCCTGCGCCCGGCAGTGGATCCCGACACCCGGATACTGATCGCCTATCTGTCGTCTCTGGTGCCCAAGGGGGTGGTCGCTCAGAGTGTGGTGAGTCCGCTCGTGGGCAACAAAACCGAGGAAGCAGAGAAAAGGTACCGGCGCTTGCGTTCCCCGTCCGAGCGGCTGGAATACCTCGGGGAAGCCCTGATTGAGACCGGAGAGTTACAGCAGGCCGGCAGCAGGCGCGCGGTACTGGAGGGCATCTGCCGTGGACAGACGGCCATTTTCCTGCAGGGGTCGGACAGGGTGCTCCTGGCGGGGACGCAGGCACCGCGCAGCCGGGGGATCGACGAGCCCACGCTGGAGGCATCGCTGCGGGGGCCCCACGATGGTCTGACCGAGGACCTGGAATCCAACCTGGCTCAGATCCGGCGGCGCCTCCCCCACCCCGACCTGCAGGTATTCACCCTGCAGGTAGGGGATATTTCGCGCACCCGGGTGGCGGTGGTATACCTGCAGAACTTGGCCCGGCCAGACGTCATACGGGAGATCGTGGAACGTCTCAGGGGCATCCGGATAGACGGGGTGCTCGACACCGGCTATCTGGAAGACCACATTATCGATGCCAGGTTACGCCTGTTTCCCGTGGTCCTGGTCACCGAACGACCGGACCGGGTGGTGGGGAACCTGCTGGAAGGCCGAGCGGCCATACTCGTCGACGGGAGCCCCTCCGCGCTGGTGGCACCGCTAAACATAGGTGTCCTGTTCCAGGCTGCCGACGACTACTACCTTCAGCCTGTAGTAGCCACTATGGCCCGCCTGATGAGGTTCATCGGCATCCAGGCGAGCTTAACTCTTCCCGCCCTGTATGTGGCTCTGGTCAGCTTCCACCAGGAACTCATCCCCACCACCTTCTTTGCCCGCGTTGCGGCTGGACGGGAGGGCATTCCCGTCAGCTCCCTGGGAGAAGCGCTCCTCATGGGGGGCGCCTTCGAAGTACTGCGGGAGGCCGGGTCGCGTCTGCCCCGGCAGGTGGGCCAGGCGGTGAGCGTGGTGGGAGCGGTGGTGGTGGGCGAGGCGGCCACGCGGGCCTCTCTCATAAGCCCGTTGATGCTGATCGTCACCGCAGTCACGGCCATCACCTCGTTCCTGGTTCCCTTCTACGCAGGGGCTGCCACCCTGTGGCTGCCGCGGGTCTTGTTTACCATTCTGGCGGGCATGTTTGGCCTGGTCGGCGTGAGCTGGGGGTTCATGGTGGGCCTCTATTACCTCTCGGCGCTTCGTTCGTTCGGTACGCCCTACCTTTCGCCCGTCGCCCCTCTTGTCGCCAGTGACTTAAAGGACTTCATGGTGCGGGTGCCCTGGTGGGTGATGGTGCGCAGGCCCAAGGAGCCGGGCGGCCTGCGCCCGCAGCGGAAGCCGTCACCCCAGCCGCCGGGCCCGGGCGCGCGCACGACGGGCGGGAAGACGGGGGAGCGGCGATGA
- a CDS encoding MarR family transcriptional regulator, producing MDEPNASALRLRELMRRLVRGIGLLERGDAACCGITLSQCHALGEVAAQEGLTPGELAARLGIDPSAVTRIADALVQNGLVRREGDPSDRRVVRLVLTPEGRHFWSRVQEAMLERSRALLQRLPPDRRPLVLAALADLVEALEKEGYLGSVEGGRCHGGATTGSAGPL from the coding sequence TTGGACGAACCGAATGCCTCAGCCCTGCGGCTGCGGGAACTCATGAGGAGGTTGGTCCGCGGCATCGGTTTGCTGGAGCGCGGAGATGCCGCCTGCTGCGGGATCACGCTTTCCCAGTGCCACGCCCTCGGCGAGGTCGCGGCCCAAGAAGGACTGACGCCCGGCGAACTGGCTGCCCGCCTCGGTATCGATCCCAGCGCCGTCACGCGCATCGCAGATGCCCTGGTGCAGAACGGGCTGGTGCGAAGAGAAGGAGATCCGTCCGACCGCAGGGTGGTACGCCTGGTGCTGACGCCGGAAGGCCGTCACTTCTGGTCGCGCGTGCAGGAAGCCATGCTGGAGCGCTCGCGGGCACTCCTGCAGCGTCTGCCGCCGGACCGGCGACCGCTCGTGCTCGCCGCACTGGCAGACCTGGTAGAGGCCCTGGAAAAAGAGGGCTACCTTGGATCCGTTGAAGGAGGACGGTGCCATGGAGGAGCTACAACGGGCAGTGCTGGCCCGCTATGA
- the arsN2 gene encoding arsenic resistance N-acetyltransferase ArsN2 has product MEELQRAVLARYDEIARSCEREPGEESGLGCARLAELVQLFPGEVLLDIGSGPGLETIELARLVNPAPAFGLDALPSMVEVAEENARKAGASNARFLVGRMEAIPLEDGCVDVVVSNCVINLSPDKERVMREIWRVLRPGGRVAVADMVWLGPPPALLRTDPEAWACCIGGALEATEYPLLFERVGFTDVRLQILGTFDPAGLSSCCPQGTARGADGLEPSTGPEAPPATPSCCCASRQPAALASALVTARKPGPPGGTVEVREARSEDLGLVLRILQAAGLPTAGVSEHLGSFLLACTPEGRVVGVAGLERYSASALLRSLVVLPSWRRQGLGRRLVTAQLSRLAPGTPVYLLTTSAQRYFASLGFQAIPRGEVPPEVKESLEFREACPQSATAMYLRVY; this is encoded by the coding sequence ATGGAGGAGCTACAACGGGCAGTGCTGGCCCGCTATGACGAGATCGCACGCTCGTGCGAAAGGGAACCGGGGGAGGAAAGCGGACTGGGCTGCGCCCGCCTGGCCGAGCTGGTGCAGCTTTTCCCCGGGGAAGTCCTGCTCGACATAGGGAGCGGCCCCGGCCTGGAAACGATCGAGCTGGCTCGGCTGGTCAACCCTGCCCCGGCGTTTGGGCTGGACGCCCTGCCGTCCATGGTGGAGGTGGCCGAGGAGAACGCAAGAAAGGCGGGGGCATCCAACGCCCGTTTCCTGGTCGGACGCATGGAGGCCATTCCTCTGGAAGACGGTTGCGTCGATGTGGTGGTGTCCAACTGCGTGATCAACCTGTCCCCGGACAAGGAGCGGGTGATGAGAGAGATCTGGCGGGTACTCCGCCCCGGGGGCCGGGTTGCCGTGGCCGACATGGTCTGGCTGGGCCCGCCTCCAGCCCTGCTGCGGACTGACCCCGAAGCCTGGGCCTGCTGCATAGGGGGCGCACTAGAAGCCACGGAGTACCCGCTGCTGTTTGAGAGGGTCGGGTTCACAGACGTGCGCTTGCAGATACTGGGGACGTTCGATCCGGCAGGCCTATCCTCGTGCTGTCCCCAGGGTACCGCCCGGGGGGCAGACGGGCTTGAACCCAGCACGGGGCCAGAGGCTCCGCCTGCCACGCCGTCCTGCTGCTGCGCTTCCCGCCAGCCAGCAGCACTGGCGAGCGCCCTGGTCACGGCCCGGAAACCGGGGCCCCCGGGCGGCACCGTCGAGGTGAGGGAAGCGCGGTCCGAGGACCTGGGTCTCGTGCTGCGCATCTTGCAGGCGGCGGGCTTGCCCACCGCGGGCGTGTCGGAGCACCTCGGGTCGTTCCTCCTGGCCTGTACCCCCGAGGGCAGGGTGGTGGGAGTGGCGGGGCTCGAGCGCTACTCTGCCAGTGCCCTGTTGCGCTCGCTGGTGGTGCTCCCCTCCTGGCGCCGCCAGGGGCTGGGACGCCGCCTGGTGACGGCCCAGCTTTCCCGCCTCGCCCCCGGCACTCCCGTCTACCTCCTCACCACCAGCGCCCAGAGATACTTCGCTTCCCTGGGCTTCCAGGCCATTCCCCGCGGAGAGGTACCACCGGAAGTGAAGGAATCCCTCGAGTTCCGGGAAGCCTGTCCTCAGTCTGCGACCGCAATGTACTTGCGCGTCTATTGA
- a CDS encoding MBL fold metallo-hydrolase: protein MDGPPAFLPAFCLGVPPRSAAVVIPDRLYTGRYRFAVLHTPGHSDDHICLLEPDEGWLFSGDLFLSE from the coding sequence ATGGACGGCCCGCCTGCGTTCCTACCAGCGTTTTGCCTGGGGGTACCCCCGCGGTCGGCCGCCGTGGTGATTCCTGACCGCCTTTACACCGGCCGCTACCGATTCGCAGTCCTCCACACACCCGGTCACAGCGACGACCACATTTGCCTGTTAGAACCCGACGAGGGATGGCTGTTCAGCGGCGATCTGTTCTTGTCCGAGTGA
- a CDS encoding MBL fold metallo-hydrolase, which produces MTQFIMGRLFEGKPVYTMACCYVDGLLIDTGPAYVAEEISSAFASYPVQTVVNTHHHEDHIGNNFILQQQFGTSPVLAHPLAVPRISGPSTWTARLRSYQRFAWGYPRGRPPW; this is translated from the coding sequence GTGACCCAGTTTATTATGGGACGCCTTTTTGAAGGCAAGCCGGTTTACACGATGGCCTGTTGCTATGTAGACGGGCTTTTGATTGATACCGGTCCGGCGTACGTGGCCGAAGAGATATCAAGCGCTTTTGCTTCCTACCCCGTTCAGACCGTGGTGAACACCCACCACCATGAGGACCACATCGGTAACAACTTTATTCTGCAACAGCAGTTCGGTACCAGTCCTGTCCTTGCCCACCCGCTTGCCGTTCCGCGCATTAGCGGCCCGTCGACATGGACGGCCCGCCTGCGTTCCTACCAGCGTTTTGCCTGGGGGTACCCCCGCGGTCGGCCGCCGTGGTGA
- a CDS encoding DUF433 domain-containing protein has translation MALPHPEVAHPHITRVPGCCGGRPIIRGTRFPVSSVVFYVLRQGMTPEELVREFPHLTLAQVYDALSYYYDHKEEIDQEMRANTVPSAPDSQEGN, from the coding sequence TTGGCCCTTCCGCACCCCGAAGTCGCCCACCCCCACATCACCCGGGTCCCCGGTTGCTGCGGTGGCCGCCCGATCATACGCGGCACCCGATTCCCCGTCAGTTCGGTAGTCTTCTACGTCCTGCGGCAGGGAATGACCCCCGAAGAACTCGTCCGCGAATTCCCCCACCTGACGCTGGCCCAGGTGTACGACGCTCTCTCGTACTACTACGACCACAAAGAAGAAATCGACCAGGAAATGCGCGCAAATACGGTGCCTTCAGCCCCTGACTCGCAGGAAGGAAACTGA
- a CDS encoding DUF5615 family PIN-like protein, whose protein sequence is MATIRLYLDEDVHPLLAAVLRDRGYDVLTTAEAGMIGRSDAEQLDFATSQGRVLFTHNVRDYMRLAQEYPRTRRSHAGVILAPQMPFKELLRLTLHLLAQTGAEPFTDRVQWLTDFRTCQNPRTAQRAFVIRRWPPALTTVRGPLFPPPKARKRRIRCLKNELAPDRSPHAPHRT, encoded by the coding sequence ATGGCCACCATCCGGCTTTACCTCGACGAAGATGTGCACCCACTGCTGGCTGCAGTACTGCGCGATCGCGGGTACGATGTCCTGACCACTGCAGAGGCCGGCATGATCGGCAGGTCCGACGCAGAGCAACTCGACTTCGCCACGTCCCAGGGCCGCGTCCTTTTCACGCACAACGTCCGCGACTACATGCGCCTTGCGCAAGAATACCCCCGCACACGGCGGTCCCACGCCGGCGTCATCCTTGCGCCCCAAATGCCCTTCAAGGAGCTCCTTAGGTTAACCCTGCACCTGCTTGCCCAAACCGGGGCTGAACCCTTCACTGACCGAGTCCAGTGGCTCACCGACTTCCGGACCTGCCAAAATCCGAGAACCGCGCAGCGCGCCTTTGTTATCCGACGCTGGCCGCCGGCGTTAACCACGGTTCGCGGACCCCTGTTCCCGCCACCGAAGGCCCGCAAGCGTCGGATAAGGTGCCTTAAGAACGAGCTGGCACCCGACCGATCACCACATGCCCCACATCGGACTTGA
- a CDS encoding DUF4830 domain-containing protein: protein MQLKYVVRKFSRCDPGYLEFPQGWYEVPGQFNILVEALTGYPDASGDVDPRDAAFLRRYGWTPAFRINTLSVSLPAEFRHRPGEYPVVLYWAYNNELNRDVGLDLTPVLGRAVEVCLYKVAEPLPEFMHPRREAGRAVVVRYGGEIVGVWLDAGSCGFACSLEGRRFEEATGKTWEEWIADLVDPDDPLERELARLSPEGLIRTYFEAVDRGDFVRAHACESRRLLTSYLFCDMDNRYLYNPGYRDHDVGGLANITAARVLAIERLEGAEVLCPPGTLRYMVSVDLQVKELVCFESGPQVRFVLLRRETPETGWRIEAIGTG, encoded by the coding sequence GTGCAGCTCAAGTACGTGGTCCGCAAGTTCTCCCGTTGCGACCCGGGCTACCTGGAGTTTCCTCAGGGCTGGTACGAGGTGCCGGGGCAGTTCAACATCCTGGTTGAGGCCCTGACAGGGTACCCTGACGCGTCCGGAGACGTGGATCCCCGGGACGCGGCGTTCCTCCGGCGGTACGGGTGGACTCCGGCTTTTCGCATCAACACGCTGAGCGTGAGTTTGCCTGCCGAGTTCCGGCACCGGCCCGGGGAATACCCTGTGGTCCTCTACTGGGCCTACAACAACGAGCTCAACCGGGACGTGGGATTGGACCTCACCCCTGTCCTGGGCCGGGCGGTGGAGGTCTGCCTGTACAAGGTGGCCGAGCCCCTGCCCGAGTTCATGCACCCGCGGCGGGAGGCGGGGCGGGCCGTCGTCGTCCGGTACGGGGGCGAGATCGTGGGCGTCTGGCTGGACGCAGGGTCTTGCGGCTTCGCGTGCTCCCTGGAGGGAAGGCGGTTTGAAGAGGCAACCGGGAAGACGTGGGAGGAGTGGATTGCCGACCTGGTCGACCCCGACGACCCGCTGGAGCGGGAACTTGCCCGCCTGTCTCCCGAGGGACTGATCAGGACGTACTTCGAGGCGGTGGACCGGGGGGACTTCGTGAGGGCACACGCCTGTGAGAGCCGCAGGCTGCTCACTTCTTATCTCTTCTGCGACATGGACAACAGGTACCTGTACAACCCCGGTTACCGGGACCACGACGTGGGCGGCCTGGCCAACATTACTGCGGCGCGGGTGCTGGCCATAGAGCGGCTTGAGGGCGCGGAGGTGTTGTGCCCGCCCGGGACCCTGCGGTACATGGTCAGTGTGGACCTGCAGGTGAAGGAGCTGGTGTGTTTTGAGAGCGGGCCGCAGGTGCGCTTCGTGCTGCTCCGCCGGGAGACTCCGGAGACGGGCTGGCGCATCGAAGCCATCGGGACGGGCTGA
- a CDS encoding GerMN domain-containing protein — protein sequence MVREVAVPEDGCPAAALQLLVAGPTPAEQEQGFVPVLPPAARVLGVTIENGVATADFSREVITRSSDVACSSAAEALALSAVYFTLVQFPGVEKVRLLVEGKSRGIVDGRLIEDFWGHIGLPEHLSGDLELVNVPQRQEVGGTEPGAHRFRLKAVRWEGHPGVFRLVFDLEAAGGTSAPAGPAVVAH from the coding sequence GTGGTGCGCGAGGTAGCCGTGCCTGAGGACGGGTGTCCTGCTGCGGCCCTGCAGCTTCTCGTGGCCGGTCCCACCCCGGCGGAGCAGGAGCAGGGCTTTGTGCCGGTTCTGCCGCCGGCCGCGAGAGTGCTGGGTGTCACCATCGAGAACGGGGTGGCGACGGCGGACTTCAGCCGGGAAGTGATCACCCGTTCTTCGGACGTGGCGTGCAGTTCCGCGGCCGAAGCGCTGGCGCTGAGCGCGGTGTACTTCACCCTGGTCCAGTTCCCCGGGGTCGAAAAGGTGAGGCTCCTGGTGGAAGGGAAGAGCCGGGGAATTGTGGACGGCCGGCTGATTGAGGACTTCTGGGGGCACATCGGCCTGCCGGAGCACCTGTCGGGAGACCTCGAGCTGGTGAACGTCCCCCAGCGGCAGGAAGTGGGCGGGACGGAACCCGGCGCGCACCGGTTTCGGCTGAAGGCGGTGAGGTGGGAGGGTCACCCCGGAGTGTTCCGGCTGGTGTTCGATCTGGAGGCCGCGGGCGGTACGTCTGCCCCGGCCGGTCCGGCCGTGGTGGCTCACTAG
- a CDS encoding ABC transporter permease, protein MSNAGRLLRQAAILAAKDLKMFLLDRGSLLFALVFPFAFVVMFSLMMGPSFGEDKPVVVHLVTAEPEGSISHQITEGMAASAEGFQVRRLAPEEARRALLKREIGGYLFFPPGFSEAVMRGQPTRLTVYYHPEAVTARAALTSVARAIATEIRSYQVMYRAIAELAGPAGTGSVPGQGAGPPGGWGPGRPADALGVRAVFEQVGEIEAARPVDFLVPGYLTMFVFFALSFTGASLLAERESYTLERLVAASASRGSILAGKMAGAFLRGLVQVVIFWVAGILVFHVRMGHYPAAVVLVSVLLTVVSAAVGVFLATVARTRKGAASMAVFISLGAAALGGCWWPLFIMPRWLQNLARITPHAWANSAFNKLMLFGATPQDVVPELGALALFAVLFGVLGVWRFRLE, encoded by the coding sequence ATGAGTAATGCGGGCCGGTTGCTGCGCCAGGCTGCCATCCTGGCCGCCAAGGATCTGAAGATGTTCCTCCTAGACCGGGGGTCCCTGCTGTTCGCGCTGGTTTTCCCGTTCGCCTTCGTGGTGATGTTCTCTCTCATGATGGGTCCGTCCTTCGGTGAGGACAAACCGGTGGTCGTGCACCTGGTCACCGCCGAGCCTGAGGGGAGCATCAGCCACCAGATCACCGAAGGCATGGCGGCGTCGGCGGAGGGCTTCCAGGTCCGCCGCCTTGCCCCTGAAGAGGCGCGCCGGGCCCTGCTTAAGCGAGAGATCGGTGGATATCTCTTCTTCCCGCCCGGGTTTTCGGAGGCGGTCATGCGGGGCCAGCCCACCCGGTTGACCGTCTACTATCACCCGGAAGCCGTCACCGCGCGCGCGGCCCTCACCTCCGTGGCCCGCGCCATCGCCACCGAAATCCGCTCCTACCAGGTGATGTACCGGGCCATCGCCGAACTGGCCGGCCCTGCCGGCACCGGGAGTGTGCCGGGCCAGGGCGCCGGTCCGCCCGGCGGATGGGGCCCCGGCCGGCCCGCCGACGCGCTGGGGGTGAGGGCCGTCTTCGAGCAGGTAGGCGAGATCGAGGCGGCTCGGCCGGTCGACTTCCTGGTGCCGGGATACCTCACCATGTTCGTGTTTTTCGCCCTGTCCTTCACGGGAGCGAGCCTGCTGGCGGAGCGGGAGAGTTACACCCTTGAGCGCCTGGTAGCCGCTTCGGCATCGCGGGGATCCATCCTGGCCGGGAAGATGGCGGGCGCCTTCCTGCGGGGGCTGGTGCAGGTGGTCATCTTCTGGGTGGCCGGCATCCTCGTTTTCCACGTCAGGATGGGGCATTACCCCGCGGCCGTGGTGCTCGTCTCGGTCCTTCTGACCGTGGTATCGGCCGCGGTGGGCGTCTTCCTGGCCACGGTGGCCAGGACGCGCAAGGGTGCTGCTTCCATGGCGGTGTTCATCTCGCTGGGCGCCGCCGCCCTGGGAGGGTGCTGGTGGCCGCTGTTCATCATGCCCCGGTGGTTGCAGAACCTGGCCCGCATCACCCCCCATGCCTGGGCGAACTCCGCCTTCAACAAGCTTATGCTGTTCGGTGCCACCCCTCAAGATGTGGTCCCCGAGCTGGGTGCCCTGGCCCTGTTCGCGGTGCTGTTCGGGGTGCTGGGCGTGTGGCGCTTCCGGCTCGAGTAG
- a CDS encoding ABC transporter permease, with amino-acid sequence MGREDMQGMQEYRAVATRRAPAAWGGVGVRPLAVAGKELKTYLLDVQALFFSLALPLILVGLMVATFGGQDQFRTTAHVVNLDRGEVGADLVARLDAAPGIDVELLDEGTAARRLDRSQILYAIVIPPGFSEDVKAGRPPELIIRRRGTGGREGQIVTSYALGLAREVAGERLVAGRVAEVLAGMGRPVARETVDARVAALFAEARVEPPVAVVEEAVGARAEPVTIYLPGLVSMFALFSLTLVSVGIVEERKNGTLERLMTTRLTRGELLTGMWLGSIGRGLLQILFLFGVAWPIFRIFTPVSFARVVAFSALVVVSAAGIGLVIAALARTAEQANWIAVFFTMVMTTLGGSFFDVSGARGVLGVASRLTYNFWANDGIRRLIARGETLASPAVLTDMAVLAGIAVASWAVALAFFRVRADER; translated from the coding sequence TGCAGGGCATGCAAGAGTACCGTGCAGTCGCAACGCGCCGTGCGCCAGCGGCGTGGGGCGGGGTGGGTGTCCGGCCGCTGGCGGTGGCCGGCAAGGAACTCAAGACTTACTTACTGGACGTCCAGGCCCTGTTCTTCAGCCTGGCCCTGCCCCTGATCCTGGTGGGGCTCATGGTGGCAACCTTTGGGGGCCAGGACCAGTTCCGCACCACCGCCCACGTGGTGAACCTGGACCGGGGAGAGGTAGGCGCCGACCTGGTGGCCCGGCTGGATGCCGCCCCCGGCATCGACGTGGAGCTGTTGGACGAAGGGACCGCTGCCCGTCGGCTCGACCGTTCCCAGATCCTGTACGCCATCGTGATCCCGCCGGGCTTCTCCGAGGACGTCAAGGCCGGTCGCCCGCCCGAGCTCATCATCCGCCGCCGGGGTACCGGTGGGCGGGAGGGGCAGATCGTGACCTCCTACGCCCTGGGCCTCGCCCGGGAAGTGGCGGGAGAGCGCCTGGTGGCCGGCCGGGTGGCAGAGGTCCTGGCCGGGATGGGGCGCCCGGTGGCCCGCGAGACCGTGGACGCCCGTGTGGCGGCGCTGTTCGCGGAGGCGCGGGTCGAGCCTCCGGTGGCGGTGGTCGAGGAGGCGGTGGGCGCGCGCGCCGAGCCGGTCACCATCTACTTGCCTGGCCTGGTGAGCATGTTCGCTCTCTTCAGCCTCACACTGGTATCGGTGGGCATCGTGGAGGAACGCAAGAACGGGACCCTGGAGCGCCTGATGACCACCCGCCTCACGAGGGGAGAATTGCTCACGGGCATGTGGTTGGGCTCCATCGGGCGCGGGCTGCTGCAGATCCTGTTCCTGTTCGGCGTGGCCTGGCCCATCTTCCGCATCTTCACACCTGTCTCCTTCGCCCGGGTGGTGGCTTTCTCCGCCCTGGTGGTGGTGTCCGCGGCGGGGATCGGCCTGGTCATCGCCGCCCTGGCCCGCACGGCGGAGCAGGCCAACTGGATCGCGGTGTTCTTCACCATGGTGATGACCACCCTGGGCGGCAGCTTCTTCGACGTGTCGGGTGCGCGGGGCGTGCTGGGGGTGGCCAGCCGCCTGACGTACAATTTCTGGGCCAACGACGGCATCCGGCGCCTCATCGCGCGCGGGGAGACCCTGGCCAGCCCCGCCGTCCTGACGGATATGGCGGTGCTGGCCGGCATCGCGGTGGCGAGCTGGGCGGTTGCCCTGGCCTTTTTCCGCGTGAGGGCCGACGAGCGATGA